In Gossypium arboreum isolate Shixiya-1 chromosome 6, ASM2569848v2, whole genome shotgun sequence, the following are encoded in one genomic region:
- the LOC128294108 gene encoding protein RADIALIS-like 3 codes for MGSSSSWTPKQNKLFENALVIYDKESTDRWQNLANAVGGKTVEEVKMHYYNLVEDIKQIESGNVPLPPYGKKPGGGSKGYNCMDGVQRMRNLRLH; via the exons ATGGGTTCAAGTTCGAGCTGGACACCAAAGCAAAACAAGTTGTTCGAAAATGCTTTGGTAATTTACGACAAGGAAAGTACGGACCGGTGGCAGAACCTGGCCAATGCTGTCGGAGGCAAAACCGTGGAGGAAGTGAAGATGCATTACTACAATCTTGTTGAAGACATCAAGCAGATTGAGTCTGGCAATGTGCCTTTACCCCCTTATGGTAAGAAACCAGGAGGAGGTAGCAAAGGATATAATTGCATGGATGGTGTCCAAAG GATGAGGAATCTAAGGCTTCACTGA
- the LOC108480354 gene encoding sugar transporter ERD6-like 6 isoform X2 codes for MSFRDDAEEGRGDLRKPFLHTGSWYRMGSRMGSSMLGSSQALRDNSISVVACVLIVALGPIQFGFTSGYSSPTQSAIIEDLGLTVSEFSLFGSLSNVGAMVGAIASGQIAEYIGRKGSLMIAAIPNIIGWLAISFARDSSFLYMGRLLEGFGVGIISYTVPVYIAEIAPQNLRGSLGSVNQLSVTLGIMLAYLLGLFVEWRILAVLGVLPCTILIPGLFFIPESPRWLAKMGMTEDFETSLQVLRGFDADISIEVNEIKRSVASTTRRTTIRFADLKERRYWFPLMVGIGLLMLQQLCGINGVLFYSSTIFEAAGVKSSNAATFGVGAIQVIATAVTTWLVDKAGRRLLLIVSSFGMTLSLLVVAASFFLKDVVSSDSSVYSIMGILSVVGVVILPINIKGLAGSIATLSNWFFAWVVTMTANLLLDWSSGGTFTIYMMVSASTIVFVTLWVPETKGRTLEEIQWSFR; via the exons ATGAGTTTTAGGGATGATGCTGAAGAAGGAAGAGGGGATCTAAGGAAGCCATTTCTACATACTGGAAGCTGGTATCGTATGGGTTCTAGGATGGGGTCTAGTATGTTAGGATCCTCTCAAGCTCTTCGTGATAACTCCATCTCTGTTGTAGCTTGCGTTTTGATTGTTGCTTTGGGTCCTATCCAATTTGGTTTCACT TCTGGTTACTCTTCTCCTACACAATCCGCAATCATCGAGGATCTTGGACTAACAGTCTCAGAG TTTTCTCTATTTGGTTCTTTATCAAATGTGGGTGCCATGGTTGGAGCAATAGCCAGTGGTCAGATAGCCGAATATATTGGACGAAAAGGG TCTTTAATGATTGCTGCAATTCCTAATATAATTGGATGGCTTGCTATATCTTTTGCAAGA GATTCATCTTTTCTTTACATGGGAAGGTTGTTGGAAGGTTTCGGTGTTGGAATAATCTCTTACACG GTGCCTGTATATATAGCTGAGATAGCACCTCAGAATTTGAGGGGCAGCTTGGGTTCAGTGAATCAG CTATCTGTCACTCTCGGAATAATGCTGGCCTATCTACTCGGACTTTTTGTTGAGTGGAGGATACTTGCAGTTTTAG GAGTACTTCCTTGTACAATTTTGATACCTGGTCTATTTTTCATTCCGGAATCTCCTCGATGGCTG GCAAAAATGGGTATGACAGAAGATTTTGAAACTTCTTTGCAAGTTCTCAGGGGTTTTGATGCTGATATTTCTATTGAAGTGAATGAAATCAag AGATCTGTAGCATCAACCACTAGAAGAACTACGATTCGGTTTGCAGATCTCAAAGAAAGGAGATATTGGTTTCCATTGATG GTTGGAATTGGATTACTTATGCTGCAACAGCTTTGTGGCATTAATGGTGTTCTATTCTATTCCAGTACAATTTTTGAAGCTGCTG GAGTTAAATCAAGCAATGCAGCCACCTTTGGAGTTGGTGCCATTCAG GTCATTGCTACTGCCGTAACTACATGGTTGGTGGACAAAGCTGGCCGCCGGCTTCTGCTTATA GTCTCCTCTTTTGGAATGACTCTCAGCCTCCTAGTTGTAGCAGCATCATTCTTTCTAAAG GATGTTGTATCTAGTGACTCTAGTGTTTATAGCATTATGGGAATCTTGTCAGTAGTTGGAGTTGTG ATTCTTCCAATAAACATCAAGGGTCTAGCTGGAAGCATAGCAACACTTTCCAACTGGTTCTTTGCTTGGGTGGTTACAATGACTGCCAACTTGCTTTTGGATTGGAGCAGTGGAG GAACCTTTACAATTTACATGATGGTGAGTGCTTCCACCATTGTATTTGTGACACTCTGGGTCCCTGAGACAAAGGGGAGAACACTTGAAGAAATCCAATGGTCTTTCAGATGA
- the LOC108480354 gene encoding sugar transporter ERD6-like 6 isoform X1, whose translation MSFRDDAEEGRGDLRKPFLHTGSWYRMGSRMGSSMLGSSQALRDNSISVVACVLIVALGPIQFGFTSGYSSPTQSAIIEDLGLTVSEFSLFGSLSNVGAMVGAIASGQIAEYIGRKGSLMIAAIPNIIGWLAISFARDSSFLYMGRLLEGFGVGIISYTVPVYIAEIAPQNLRGSLGSVNQLSVTLGIMLAYLLGLFVEWRILAVLGVLPCTILIPGLFFIPESPRWLAKMGMTEDFETSLQVLRGFDADISIEVNEIKRSVASTTRRTTIRFADLKERRYWFPLMVGIGLLMLQQLCGINGVLFYSSTIFEAAGVKSSNAATFGVGAIQVIATAVTTWLVDKAGRRLLLIVSSFGMTLSLLVVAASFFLKDVVSSDSSVYSIMGILSVVGVVAMVVTFSLGMGAIPWIIMSEILPINIKGLAGSIATLSNWFFAWVVTMTANLLLDWSSGGTFTIYMMVSASTIVFVTLWVPETKGRTLEEIQWSFR comes from the exons ATGAGTTTTAGGGATGATGCTGAAGAAGGAAGAGGGGATCTAAGGAAGCCATTTCTACATACTGGAAGCTGGTATCGTATGGGTTCTAGGATGGGGTCTAGTATGTTAGGATCCTCTCAAGCTCTTCGTGATAACTCCATCTCTGTTGTAGCTTGCGTTTTGATTGTTGCTTTGGGTCCTATCCAATTTGGTTTCACT TCTGGTTACTCTTCTCCTACACAATCCGCAATCATCGAGGATCTTGGACTAACAGTCTCAGAG TTTTCTCTATTTGGTTCTTTATCAAATGTGGGTGCCATGGTTGGAGCAATAGCCAGTGGTCAGATAGCCGAATATATTGGACGAAAAGGG TCTTTAATGATTGCTGCAATTCCTAATATAATTGGATGGCTTGCTATATCTTTTGCAAGA GATTCATCTTTTCTTTACATGGGAAGGTTGTTGGAAGGTTTCGGTGTTGGAATAATCTCTTACACG GTGCCTGTATATATAGCTGAGATAGCACCTCAGAATTTGAGGGGCAGCTTGGGTTCAGTGAATCAG CTATCTGTCACTCTCGGAATAATGCTGGCCTATCTACTCGGACTTTTTGTTGAGTGGAGGATACTTGCAGTTTTAG GAGTACTTCCTTGTACAATTTTGATACCTGGTCTATTTTTCATTCCGGAATCTCCTCGATGGCTG GCAAAAATGGGTATGACAGAAGATTTTGAAACTTCTTTGCAAGTTCTCAGGGGTTTTGATGCTGATATTTCTATTGAAGTGAATGAAATCAag AGATCTGTAGCATCAACCACTAGAAGAACTACGATTCGGTTTGCAGATCTCAAAGAAAGGAGATATTGGTTTCCATTGATG GTTGGAATTGGATTACTTATGCTGCAACAGCTTTGTGGCATTAATGGTGTTCTATTCTATTCCAGTACAATTTTTGAAGCTGCTG GAGTTAAATCAAGCAATGCAGCCACCTTTGGAGTTGGTGCCATTCAG GTCATTGCTACTGCCGTAACTACATGGTTGGTGGACAAAGCTGGCCGCCGGCTTCTGCTTATA GTCTCCTCTTTTGGAATGACTCTCAGCCTCCTAGTTGTAGCAGCATCATTCTTTCTAAAG GATGTTGTATCTAGTGACTCTAGTGTTTATAGCATTATGGGAATCTTGTCAGTAGTTGGAGTTGTG GCCATGGTTGTTACCTTCTCTCTTGGAATGGGTGCCATTCCTTGGATTATAATGTCAGAG ATTCTTCCAATAAACATCAAGGGTCTAGCTGGAAGCATAGCAACACTTTCCAACTGGTTCTTTGCTTGGGTGGTTACAATGACTGCCAACTTGCTTTTGGATTGGAGCAGTGGAG GAACCTTTACAATTTACATGATGGTGAGTGCTTCCACCATTGTATTTGTGACACTCTGGGTCCCTGAGACAAAGGGGAGAACACTTGAAGAAATCCAATGGTCTTTCAGATGA